A genomic stretch from Peromyscus eremicus chromosome 6, PerEre_H2_v1, whole genome shotgun sequence includes:
- the Hapln2 gene encoding hyaluronan and proteoglycan link protein 2 yields MPPRTPLPALCYFLLPWAVTIFHQALGDSAPHPGPHYLLPPIHEVIHSRRGATATLPCVLGTSPPSYKVRWSKVEPGELRETLILITNGLHARGYGPLGGRASMRRGHRLDASLVIKNVRLEDEGRYRCELINGIEDESVALTLRLEGVVFPYQPSRGRYQFNYFEAKRACEEQDGRLATYGQLYQAWTEGLDWCNAGWLLEGSVRYPVLNARAPCGGQGRPGIRSYGPRDRSRDRYDAFCFTSALAGQVFFVPGRLTLSEAHAACRRRGAVVAKVGHLYAAWKFSGLDRCDGGWLADGSVRFPITTPRPRCGGLPDPGVRSFGFPRPQQAAYGTYCYAEK; encoded by the exons ATGCCGCCTCGGACCCCTCTCCCTGCACTCTGCTACTTCCTTCTCCCCTGGGCGGTCACCATCTTTCACCAAGCCCTGGGGGACTCGG CCCCCCATCCGGGTCCCCACTACCTCCTGCCCCCCATCCACGAGGTCATTCACTCTCGTCGTGGGGCCACGGCCACACTACCCTGCGTCCTGGGCACCTCGCCTCCCAGCTACAAGGTACGCTGGAGCAAAGTGGAGCCCGGGGAGCTCCGGGAAACGCTAATCCTCATCACCAACGGACTGCACGCCCGGGGCTATGGGCCGCTGGGAGGGCGCGCCAGCATGCGGAGGGGGCATCGGCTGGACGCCTCCCTGGTCATCAAGAACGTGCGCCTGGAGGACGAGGGCCGGTACCGCTGCGAACTCATCAATGGCATCGAGGACGAGAGCGTGGCGCTGACCCTGCGCCTGGAGG GTGTGGTGTTTCCGTACCAACCCAGCCGCGGCCGCTACCAGTTCAATTACTTCGAGGCGAAGCGGGCGTGCGAGGAGCAGGACGGACGCCTAGCCACGTACGGCCAACTGTACCAGG CGTGGACCGAGGGGCTGGACTGGTGCAACGCGGGCTGGCTGCTCGAGGGCTCGGTGCGCTACCCTGTGCTCAACGCGCGCGCCCCGTGTGGCGGTCAAGGGCGGCCAGGCATCCGCAGCTACGGGCCCCGTGATCGCAGCCGCGACCGCTACGACGCCTTCTGCTTCACCTCGGCGCTGGCAG GCCAGGTGTTCTTCGTGCCCGGGCGGCTGACGCTGTCTGAAGCCCATGCGGCTTGCCGGCGGCGCGGAGCTGTAGTAGCCAAGGTCGGGCACCTCTACGCCGCCTGGAAGTTCTCGGGGCTGGATCGGTGCGACGGAGGCTGGCTGGCGGACGGCAGCGTTCGCTTCCCCATCACCACGCCGCGGCCGCGCTGCGGGGGTCTCCCTGACCCCGGGGTGCGCAGCTTCGGCTTCCCCCGGCCCCAGCAGGCGGCCTACGGGACCTACTGCTACGCCGAGAAGTAG